The Rhinoraja longicauda isolate Sanriku21f chromosome 19, sRhiLon1.1, whole genome shotgun sequence genome includes a window with the following:
- the LOC144602733 gene encoding uncharacterized protein LOC144602733 isoform X1, producing MWNLSLPLLLLSKGRMYLAVQLVFVLFVPTKITRGVDTEISSVDGGSVMFPGVAADQHGGVKVFQWKKAGGAAGKGSPAKAMLQFHSGSRGAAVVRSYRGRVTFFPRNGSMAFLNVTRRDAGLYLLYVNLQRDAVQSVRLLVMDRLSEVSLWSNSSSLGSTVQLNCAVTGTPRQYQWRKDGRPVSRHHRLLNGNASLVIPRASRVDCGTYTCIVSNPVSFARENLTLTLYGVPAEQIVAMMVWASGLLYSSLSLIGSTFLRVYKHASTTESRRILFYLLTWLSGWNTPSLVIVHIAVISWVVLKGTFTVPTGSLYIVSALFLTTIAFTAIPKLHHPGFLKFVQLTGFKIVLEFSPTIVILTSIIELKETFQQMNQGCHSHSLSWGTFLASTTVGAVIFSLYFAESHRRIQTPADPEGSGEKTDAV from the exons ATGTGGAACCTGTCTCTACCTCTGTTGCTCCTCTCCAAAGGCAGAATGTACCTGGCTGTTCAACTGGTGTTTGTACTGTTCGTCCCCACTAAAATCACAC GGGGAGTTGACACCGAGATTTCTTCGGTCGACGGGGGCTCGGTGATGTTTCCCGGTGTGGCCGCCGATCAGCACGGCGGCGTGAAGGTTTTCCAGTGGAAGAAGGCCGGCGGGGCGGCGGGGAAGGGAAGCCCAGCGAAGGCCATGCTGCAGTTCCACTCGGGGTCGCGGGGAGCAGCCGTGGTCCGGAGTTACAGGGGACGGGTCACTTTCTTCCCGCGCAACGGGTCGATGGCCTTCCTGAACGTCACGCGACGAGACGCCGGACTCTACCTACTCTACGTCAACCTGCAGCGGGATGCCGTCCAATCCGTGAGGCTGTTGGTCATGG ACAGGCTGAGCGAGGTGTCGCTGTGGAGTAACTCCAGCTCGCTGGGTTCTACAGTCCAGCTCAACTGTGCCGTGACTGGGACTCCTCGCCAGTACCAGTGGCGGAAGGACGGCCGGCCCGTTTCCCGACACCACCGGCTCTTGAACGGGAACGCGAGCCTGGTCATCCCGAGGGCTTCCAGAGTCGACTGTGGGACGTACACCTGCATCGTCAGCAATCCCGTCAGCTTCGCCCGGGAAAACCTCACCCTGACTCTCTACG gtgTTCCCGCTGAGCAGATTGTGGCCATGATGGTTTGGGCATCGGGACTCTTGTATTCCAGTTTGTCTCTCATTGGCTCGACGTTTTTACGTGTCTATAAGCACGCGTCAACAACGG AGTCCCGGAGGATATTATTTTACCTCTTGACATGGCTCTCCGGTTGGAACACACCATCCCTTGTTATCGTGCACATTGCAGTCATTTCCTGGGTCGTTCTTAAAG GTACGTTCACGGTCCCAACAGGCTCTTTGTACATTGTGTCTGCCCTGTTCCTGACCACGATTGCATTCACGGCCATTCCAAAGTTGCATCATCCCGGTTTTTTAAAGTTTGTCCAGTTGACAG GTTTCAAGATTGTACTTGAGTTCAGTCCAACCATTGTGATCCTAACTTCAATCATTGAGCTGAAGGAAACGTTCCAGCAGATGA ATCAAGGTTGTCACAGCCACTCTCTAAGCTGGGGTACATTCCTTGCATCAACCACTGTGGGAGCAGTGATCTTCTCTCTCTACTTTGCGGAAAGCCATC GTAGAATCCAGACACCAGCAGATCCAGAGGGATCGGGGGAAAAAACAG atgctgtctga
- the LOC144602733 gene encoding uncharacterized protein LOC144602733 isoform X2, with protein sequence MWNLSLPLLLLSKGRMYLAVQLVFVLFVPTKITRGVDTEISSVDGGSVMFPGVAADQHGGVKVFQWKKAGGAAGKGSPAKAMLQFHSGSRGAAVVRSYRGRVTFFPRNGSMAFLNVTRRDAGLYLLYVNLQRDAVQSVRLLVMDRLSEVSLWSNSSSLGSTVQLNCAVTGTPRQYQWRKDGRPVSRHHRLLNGNASLVIPRASRVDCGTYTCIVSNPVSFARENLTLTLYGVPAEQIVAMMVWASGLLYSSLSLIGSTFLRVYKHASTTESRRILFYLLTWLSGWNTPSLVIVHIAVISWVVLKGTFTVPTGSLYIVSALFLTTIAFTAIPKLHHPGFLKFVQLTGFKIVLEFSPTIVILTSIIELKETFQQMNQGCHSHSLSWGTFLASTTVGAVIFSLYFAESHRRIQTPADPEGSGEKTA encoded by the exons ATGTGGAACCTGTCTCTACCTCTGTTGCTCCTCTCCAAAGGCAGAATGTACCTGGCTGTTCAACTGGTGTTTGTACTGTTCGTCCCCACTAAAATCACAC GGGGAGTTGACACCGAGATTTCTTCGGTCGACGGGGGCTCGGTGATGTTTCCCGGTGTGGCCGCCGATCAGCACGGCGGCGTGAAGGTTTTCCAGTGGAAGAAGGCCGGCGGGGCGGCGGGGAAGGGAAGCCCAGCGAAGGCCATGCTGCAGTTCCACTCGGGGTCGCGGGGAGCAGCCGTGGTCCGGAGTTACAGGGGACGGGTCACTTTCTTCCCGCGCAACGGGTCGATGGCCTTCCTGAACGTCACGCGACGAGACGCCGGACTCTACCTACTCTACGTCAACCTGCAGCGGGATGCCGTCCAATCCGTGAGGCTGTTGGTCATGG ACAGGCTGAGCGAGGTGTCGCTGTGGAGTAACTCCAGCTCGCTGGGTTCTACAGTCCAGCTCAACTGTGCCGTGACTGGGACTCCTCGCCAGTACCAGTGGCGGAAGGACGGCCGGCCCGTTTCCCGACACCACCGGCTCTTGAACGGGAACGCGAGCCTGGTCATCCCGAGGGCTTCCAGAGTCGACTGTGGGACGTACACCTGCATCGTCAGCAATCCCGTCAGCTTCGCCCGGGAAAACCTCACCCTGACTCTCTACG gtgTTCCCGCTGAGCAGATTGTGGCCATGATGGTTTGGGCATCGGGACTCTTGTATTCCAGTTTGTCTCTCATTGGCTCGACGTTTTTACGTGTCTATAAGCACGCGTCAACAACGG AGTCCCGGAGGATATTATTTTACCTCTTGACATGGCTCTCCGGTTGGAACACACCATCCCTTGTTATCGTGCACATTGCAGTCATTTCCTGGGTCGTTCTTAAAG GTACGTTCACGGTCCCAACAGGCTCTTTGTACATTGTGTCTGCCCTGTTCCTGACCACGATTGCATTCACGGCCATTCCAAAGTTGCATCATCCCGGTTTTTTAAAGTTTGTCCAGTTGACAG GTTTCAAGATTGTACTTGAGTTCAGTCCAACCATTGTGATCCTAACTTCAATCATTGAGCTGAAGGAAACGTTCCAGCAGATGA ATCAAGGTTGTCACAGCCACTCTCTAAGCTGGGGTACATTCCTTGCATCAACCACTGTGGGAGCAGTGATCTTCTCTCTCTACTTTGCGGAAAGCCATC GTAGAATCCAGACACCAGCAGATCCAGAGGGATCGGGGGAAAAAACAG cttga